Proteins encoded in a region of the Dasypus novemcinctus isolate mDasNov1 chromosome 24, mDasNov1.1.hap2, whole genome shotgun sequence genome:
- the LOC111765046 gene encoding uncharacterized protein isoform X1: MELSLAIDCKAGPCCRQAWLTDLSLQVSTHETRTENDMEVIDLSPQTWESGHHATNIDQSRLEWENEPPENIEKTSPELMLPRERRQEERGQLLGRFGRYPCRPQALPVTRCERNFCVMDGARRRCLTQVKIEISCFRGAWLEPCTADTFPIAVSTILSAVVCRIEMNIMGSASRPAPGTLAALAPGPAQWPEREMPKELESPRQELEM, from the exons ATGGAGCTGTCCCTTGCCATTGACTGTAAGGCTGGGCCCTGCTGCCGCCAGGCCTGGTTGACAGACCTGTCTTTGCAGGTTTCTACCCATGAGACCAGAACAGAAAACGACATGGAGGTCATCGACCTCTCGCCCCAGACCTGGGAGTCTGGGCATCATGCCACCAACATTGACCAGAGCAGGCTGGAG TGGGAAAATGAACCTCCAGAAAACATAGAGAAGACCAGCCCAGAACTGATGTTGCCCAGGGAGAGAAGGCAGGAGGAGCGTGGCCAGCTTCTGGGGAGATTTGGACGTTACCCCTGCAGGCCGCAGGCCTTGCCTGTCACCAG GTGTGAAAGAAACTTCTGTGTAATGGACGGAGCTAGAAGAAGATGCCTGACACAAGTAAAAAT TGAAATCTCCTGCTTCCGGGGCGCCTGGCTGGAACCCTGCACAGCAGATACCTTTCCCATCGCGGTCTCTACCATCCTCAGTGCTGTGGTGTGCAGAATTGAAATGAACATCATGGGATCAG CATCAAGACCTGCACCAGGTACACTGGCAGCTCTAGCTCCAGGACCAGCACAATGGCCAGAGAGAGAAATGCCTAAGGAGCTGGAATCCCCTCGGCAAGAACTGGAAATGTGA
- the LOC111765046 gene encoding uncharacterized protein isoform X2 has translation MEVIDLSPQTWESGHHATNIDQSRLEWENEPPENIEKTSPELMLPRERRQEERGQLLGRFGRYPCRPQALPVTRCERNFCVMDGARRRCLTQVKIEISCFRGAWLEPCTADTFPIAVSTILSAVVCRIEMNIMGSASRPAPGTLAALAPGPAQWPEREMPKELESPRQELEM, from the exons ATGGAGGTCATCGACCTCTCGCCCCAGACCTGGGAGTCTGGGCATCATGCCACCAACATTGACCAGAGCAGGCTGGAG TGGGAAAATGAACCTCCAGAAAACATAGAGAAGACCAGCCCAGAACTGATGTTGCCCAGGGAGAGAAGGCAGGAGGAGCGTGGCCAGCTTCTGGGGAGATTTGGACGTTACCCCTGCAGGCCGCAGGCCTTGCCTGTCACCAG GTGTGAAAGAAACTTCTGTGTAATGGACGGAGCTAGAAGAAGATGCCTGACACAAGTAAAAAT TGAAATCTCCTGCTTCCGGGGCGCCTGGCTGGAACCCTGCACAGCAGATACCTTTCCCATCGCGGTCTCTACCATCCTCAGTGCTGTGGTGTGCAGAATTGAAATGAACATCATGGGATCAG CATCAAGACCTGCACCAGGTACACTGGCAGCTCTAGCTCCAGGACCAGCACAATGGCCAGAGAGAGAAATGCCTAAGGAGCTGGAATCCCCTCGGCAAGAACTGGAAATGTGA